Below is a genomic region from Rana temporaria chromosome 3, aRanTem1.1, whole genome shotgun sequence.
CTAGGcaaagcccagacctgaatccagcaaaacatctgtggtcagactcagacttaaagattgctgttcacaagcaaaAAAAGATCCAACttaaaggagctggagcagttttgcaaggaggtatgtgcaaaaatcccagtggtaagatgtggaaaGCTCATAaagacttatccaaagtgactttGAGCTGTGATagcagcaaaaggtggctctacaaagtattgactttagttatgcacattgactttttctgtaattttgtccTTTTTGTTGTTTGCTTGTGggtatgttctgtaaattaaatgatgcaaatcctcaaacaatccatgttaatttcaGGTTGcgaggcaacaaaacatgaaaaatgccaagggggtgaatacttttgcaaggcaaggCACCCTCtttccggccgcagaaaagagggggggggggcgagagacaattcattatagccgccagtcatttttaaaatactttttttccttcagaaatgacactttgtgcagagacagttctaagtacgggaaacatgcgctatttcacatgtatactttacacccccccaggtacgaaatttaaaggaatatttcacttttattgtttcactttaagcattattaaattcactgctcccgaaaaaacgtccgtttttaaaaccttttttttttgcattgatacatgtcccctggggcaggacccaggtccccaaacacttttttcgacaataacttgcatatttgtcttttaaattagcactttacatttctcccatagactttaacagggtgttccacagcttttccaatttgccgcgaacactccaaattgttcgttgttcgccgaacaggcgaacaggcaatgttcgagtcaaatatgagtttgacttgaactcgaagctcatccctactggtgacaTTAGTAGGGTCGCAATCTTTCTGATCTTTAAGAAGAGTCAGTAGAGAGTGAAttaaatgctttaaccacttacggaccccccactgtatatgtacgtcctctttttaaacatggatatctcagtaacggcagcagctgctgccacaactgacatatccatgttttcagctggcggccgtgtaaacgataacggcggtctccgcggtggattcgccgcgagatcgccgttatcggtggcgggagagggccccccccctcccaccgcttttccgcgccctccgccgcttaccggagccgtcggtagcggcggaggagatccgatgctgccgccaggagagtgaggaattgagtgagggcaagatggcccccacccgtcctcatagctctgctgggcggaagtgacgtcaaaacgtcagtcccgcccagcctcttaaagagacaattttttttctgtcatttttttaaatgacaaattttccttttttttttttttttttgcatttaagcctaaatatgagatctgaggtctttttgaccccagatctcatatttaagaggacctgtcatgcttttttctattacaagggatgtttacattccttgtaataggaataaaagtgatcttttttttttttttatattttagtgtaaaaaataataaaatcaataaaattaaataagaaaacaaaaaaaatttttttttaaagcgccccgtcctgacgagctcgcgcgcagaagcgaacgcatacgtgagtagcgcccgcatatgaaaacggtgttcaaatcacacaagtgaggtatcgccgcgatcgttagagcgagagcaataattatagccctagagctactctgtagctcaaaaaatgcaacttatagaattttttaaacgtcgcctatctagattttcaagggtaaaagtttgacgccatgccacgagcgggcgcaattttaaagcgtgacatgttgggtatcattttactcggcgtaacattatctttcacaatatataaaaaaattgggccaaatttattgttgtcttattttttaattcaaaaaagtgaattttttccaaaaaaagtgcgcttgtaagactgctgcgcaaatacggtgtgacaaaaagtattgcaatgaccgccattttattctctagggtgttagaaaaaaaaaatatataatgtttgggggttttaagtaattttctagcagaaaaaaatgttttagtcttgcaaacaccaaatctgaaaaacacctgaggtctttaaatggttaaggaAGTTTggcgctaggacgtcagtgaAGGTTTTGTAGTACACGACcataaagccatctgggcctgaaCATTTGCCAGGTTTTGTGGCTTTAAGTGCCGCTAGAAATTCCTCTGGGGTCAAGGGGGCCTCTAAAGCCAGGGAATCCTCTGAATCCTACTGGGCTGTACTTACTTAGAAAGTCCCTAATTAATTCCCGGTGTTTCGCCAGCGCCGCAGGATTCATGTCTCCTAGGCGTTGATTATAAAGGTTGTTGTAGAAGCAATGAAACTGTTGTGCTATGTCCTCCTTTTTGGAGTGTGTCTTACCTACAGCGTCTACAATGTGATGGATTGTAGAGGCCAATTTTACGCTGCTGGGTGGCTCTGGCCAGTAACCTGCCTGGTTTGTTACCCTGTTCGAAGAAGAGTTTTTGGGATAAAACATTACGCCGGCACgcctttttttattgcgattttttactaaaaatatgtagaagaataggtatcggcctaaactgaggggaaacaaatgtttattttttatattttttgggggtatttattatagcatcaaataccaccaaaataaagctctatttgtgggaaaaaaaggacaccaattttgtttgggagccacgttgcacgaccacgcaattgtcagttaaagcgacgcattgcagaatcgcaaaaagggaccaggtccttaacctgcatattggtccaggtcttaaccggttaaaatgGGTGAGTGGATAAAAGCTGCAACAATAAACATAGAGTTCCCTACTGCTTCCAAATTAAGATTAATAAAGGGTGTCAGGAGAAAATCCTAAAGGATTATTAGCAATCAGATAAATTAGCTATGCAAAAAGAAAACAGCCCACCAAGGAGGAGTAAATGTATAAAAGTGTTTTATATCAACTCAGCAAATAACAGAGACTAACAATTCCTTTTAAGTGGTATATTATTTCCAATAAAATATATGATGGCTGATATTACACTGTTTGCCAGGAATTTTAAAAGTAAACTATCACACCCAAACGTCAACAATGCACATGGAAATGAGGTGCAGTATGTTTGTAGATAAATTAAATTATAGACATATCATAGAAtacctattttgttttttttcatacagATGAAGAACTGtagatttataatatatatacaatttttatctGCTTCAGAGCCTCTCTCCACAGCACAATATTATAGTGCAATTTGCAACTCAACTCAACTAATGCCAAAAAAAGATTGTATTTGGAATTTGAGCTTTTCTGGTTCAGTTTAATATTCCTCACATATTATACCTGCAATACTATTAATTGCTATTGTCTAATATCTAACTTCCTGACAATCTGctgtcttttcttccttcctttataGGAAATATCATGTcttcttgtatttattgttgttatttatgcCCAGGAATAAAAATGAAAGTATGTTCAAGTTTCagtcaagtactgtatttattggcgcataacactcactttttttgccctgaaaatagaggtaaaactgtgcctgcatgtatgcaggggggctttggaaagtttttttcctgaaacatcccttttaaagttagggtgtgtgttatacgccgataaatacggtaaattagAAATATTGCACAGTAATATGCTTTATTTATTAAATTCAGTTCAAGTTTCTTTTTAAGTAATGTGTGTAGGTGAGTGAATTGCGCTCTCCTTCTTTTTACCTTTATATATCACCACCTGTTTCTAGGTACTGATTAGATTAGTGATCATCAATACATATCACCTCTGTTCAAATAAGCAAATGTGCTAATATTCTTTTCATGGGAAATATAAGTGTACCCAAAAGAGACATAAACCTCTATACAGTTTGCGTGAATCtttttaaatcagctaaatatattccagctttatgcaaaaaaagtattaccgtatatactcgagtatatgccaacccgaatataagccgaggcacctaattttaccacaaaaaaactgagaaaacttattgactcgagtataagcctagggtgtccatctgcatgcatgcctcactgtgcctcactttgcctcactgtgtccattagcatgcctcactgtgtccatgcctcactgtgcccatgcctcactgtgcccatgcctcactatgcccatgactagactgacgtttaacatggtagtctctggaaggggtgcctggtttgaaaaatcggtgctccccagccgtatgtcccccagacaaaaaactttgcacacttgtagaggagaaatggggctaaatgtgtgccaagttctgggtccaggagGATCTTTGACCGGCTGGTACAgagtccccaaattcaccagagaaattacagtttaacttGGGAGTCTATGCAAGgcgtgcccggctttgaaaaaaacgGTGctcctggccgtaggtcccccggacaacaaacttttcacagaggaagtagaggaagagtggggctacatgtgtgccaagtttgggccggctccccaaagtccgggagatcaggcacaaaaaggtgaccaccaaaagaaagctctatttgtggggaaaaaaggacgccaattttgtttgggagccacatcacacgaccgcacaattttcagttaaagcgacgcagtgtcgaatcgcaaaaaaactggccaggtcctttacctgcgtaatggtccgggtcttaagtggttaaaggcttatatgcatggtattgtcataaaaagagtttgggacctgggtcttgccccagaggacatgtatcaatgcatttgttttttaaatggtacagtggaacagtgattttaataatgcttaaagcgaaACAATATAATTGAAACATTCCTTAAAATtttgtgcctggggggtgtctttagtatgcctgtaaagtgcatACTAAGTGCATACTAAAGTACAGATAAAAAgtacagataaaactcattgaaaaaaatggcatggcttccccccagtccattaccaggcccttcaggtctggtattgatgTTAGTGGGAAACCTtcgcaatttctttttttaaatgatgtagcgttccccctcaaaattcataccagaccataAAGggatggtatggattttaaggggaaccctgcgccaaaaataaataaatggcgtaccagacctttatccgagcacgcatccTGGCAGTCTACAGGAAAAGAGTGGGGGACGAGAAATCgcacccctcctgaaccgtaccaggccatgtgctgaccccaaagcaccttgtccccatgttgatactgagatatgcttaaatgttgctaagatacgacctcctatgccgtcgtatcttagctgcctatttacgctggccgctaggggcgtgtacgctgatttacgcctagaatatgtaaatcagcaagatacgcctattcacgagcgtacgcccggccatcgcagtaaagatacgccatttacgtaaggcgttttcaggcataaacataaaccaccaaaaagatggcgcagccaatgttaagtatggacttcaggaccgcgtaaaatttttcacgttttacgtcgtttgagtaagtcgtccgtgaatgggactggacttaagttacgtttacgtcgaaaccaatgagtctttgcagcgtaatttggagcatgcgcactgggatacgtccacggaaaaaaacttaatttacgtggggtcacaatgaattggcatacaacacgcccacatcctacacatttgaattagacgggcttacaccggcccagttacactacgccgccgtaagttagagcacaaCTTATTTGTGAATACAAGACCTGctgctctgacttacggcggcgtagtgtaccagagatacgctacgcctgcttaaatctatctgaatctagctaaaagtgttTAAGCAAAGGTTGGCAGAGTTGATTTTAGCCATGCGGTCCCCACTGGTGGGTTGGTGAGGTTATTGGGGCAGTAGACAGATGCTTAGTGCACTAATataaaggctgggagagtgtgtCAAACCCAAAGGCTCATTAGGGGGTATTCATTATAGTACAAAAGATCAGCCAATCAGCCAAAACTCAGCTTGATAGTAACATATTGATGAAGGATCCTAACAAAATTGAATGAATAAATGTCAGACTTAATGTTCTTTTTGTTTTGCCATACAAAGTAGATTTTCCTATGCTTGCAACCTAAATGATTATGCATTTTTATATTCTCTTACTAGGTGGGCTATCGCAATAACATCACCTATATTGTACTAACAGGTTTCCCAaatataaaacacataaaaattctatttttcttGGTGCTGTTTGTCATATATTGTGTTACTATTTCTGGAAATCTCTTCATTGTGATTTTATATCATCTGAGTAAAACACTTCAGTCTCCCATGTACTTCTTCATCACCCAACTATCATTGCTTGATATAATTCTGTCTACAGATATTCTTCCCAACTTTCTATATATCATCTTACATGATGGATGTACCATGTCTTTTGCTGGATGCATCATCCAGTTCtccttttttgtagctgctgaggcCTCAGAGTTTTTTCTACTGGCTGTGATGTCTTATGACCGGTATTTGGCAATCTGTAAACCTCTGCATTACAACTCTATAATGAACCAATCAATTTGCATTAAATCAGTGATTATCATTTGGTTATTAAGTTTTAAAATGACATTGGTTGATTCCATATCTTTGTGCAGTTTATACTACTGTGGACCAAACATCATTCATCACTTCTTCTGTGACTATGAACCAATACTTGAGCTTTCCTGCTCTGATACTTCATGGCTCCATATTCAGACCTATGTATTAGGTTTCATCTGTGTCGTAGTACCTTTCATATTAATTGttatatcttatatatatattgttttagccaTCCTCAAAATTAAATCAATTACAGGAAGACAAAAAGCCTTCACCACCTGCAGCTCTCACTTGACCGTAGTGTGCATTTTTTACGGGACGCTAATCGCTGTGTATTTGTTTCCAACAAAAGGACAACTGGATATTCTGAACAAGGTCCTCTCTCTCTTTTACACTGTAATGACTCCATTGCTTAATCCCATCATATACACATTCAGGAACAAGGACTTTAAAAAACTATTGATAAAATAAaaccattttattaaataaaaatgcaaatgttaTAGAAAAGTTAATATTTAAGAAAATCTGTGTATAAGCATTTCCTTGATGTCAGAAGAATATATAGGTGGTATGCATTGAATCCTATGGCTAAAGGTATAAattgtggggggcgtggcttagcgcCTTCTTGCCATGGTCATAATTCACCCATCACCGCCTACACAGCTCCCAAAACGCCTCGATGGGTAGGGGCAGACCTAAGGATCACTCTAAGTTCATTGGTGATCGATCACAAAGAGATCTCAGCCAGTTTGTGACTCAGTCTTTTGCGGCCTTCCTGAGCCCGGAGGGATCCAAGATGACGGCGGCTCCTCCATCTCCGGCCCACTCTGAGCCAGCAGGCGCCATGCAGGTACATTCCAGGGGCCTCTCAGCCTCCCTCACCGACCTCGGGCCTCCCTCCAGTAGTCCCCATAGCCCCCACCACCTCTCTCAGGCTTCCCTGTGATCTGGGGATGGATGGGATATGGAGTCACAACTGCACTCCATGCATGCTTACATGCAGTCTCTACCCACTAAAAATGACTTTGAgcattatgggccggattcagatacatcggtgcatctttctgccggcgtagcacatctcatatgtgctatgccgacgtaacacagagaggcaagcagagtattcacaaagcacttgctccctacgttgcgccagtgtAACATAAATTCTTCGgcataagccggcctaattcaaagtaggtggaagtgggcgtgatccatttaaatgaagcgtgaccccatgcaaataatgggctgaacgaacggcgcatgcaccgtcccgtggacgtataccAGTGTGCATTCTCCGACTCAcgtcgaatatactccctaagatacgacagctcattgcctacgacgtgaatgtaacctacacccagccctattcacgtactactacgtaaacgacggaaaatacgacggctgttccctggcccATACCTttacatgacttacacctgctttatgaggcttaactttacgccggacgtacaacttacgtaaacagcgtatattaatgcgccgggcgcaagtacgtttgtgaatcggcgtatctccctcatttgcatattcgattagtaaatcaatggaagtgccccttgcggccagcgtaaatatgcgcccacgatacgacggcataggaaacttacgtcggtcggatgaagcctaatttcaggcgtatctagttctatgggcatggcgcatagatacgacggcacacattgacacttacgcggagtatctcgagatacgtcggtgtaagtgctacgtgaatctgggccgagGGCGCACATTgaaacttatgcggcgtatctcgagatacatcggcgtaagtgctacgtgactCTGGGACTATGTCTCCTGCATAGAGAAGGCATACAGAACAGAGATTAATGAGCTCAAGAGGGATTTTGGGACCCGTATGGCGGACGTGGAAAATACCCCTGATGGCATTTTCAACACACTGCAGTCCCATGAAGAGACTCTTAATTCTCACACTGTCCTGATACAGCAGCTCATGTATCATCAAGATGATATCGAGAACCGAAATCGCAGGAATAATATCAGAATCCGCGGTATCCCTGAAAAGGTTGAACACAAGGACCTAGCCGGGGCGGTTACTGCCATCTTTAACCAACTTCTCCAGCAGCCTAAAGATACCCCCATTGAATCGGACAGAGTGCACAGGACCTCGGGCCCGAGAAATCCGGATCCCTCCTTCATCCGTGACACGCTCTGCAGGGTGCACTTCTACAAGGTGAAAGTAGCGATTATGAGGGCCGCCAGTACACAGGATTCCATTCGGCTGAATGACTTTCTTATGTTGCTCCCAGACCTCTCACGCCAAACACTAGCTATGAGGCACGCTCTTAAAATGCTTACATCTATCCTTCAGGAGAGGAATATTAAGTATCAATGGAGGTTCCCTTTCCAGTTGATGGTCCAACATAAGGGGAAGACAGCCCTCTTTCGCACCATTGGGGACTTGCCGTGGTTCCTGGGCACGCTGGAGTTACCTCAGGTTTCCTTACCGGATTAGCCCCTCCCGTCCACCACTTGGGGTCTTTCTTTCCACCCGCAATGGCAGAAAGCTGGCAAGGGCAAACGCTCCAGAGCTTCACCCCAGAGGCCGCCAGATGACTCCCCTGTAGTTTCTACAGTTTGCCCATTACTACCCTCACATAGGGTCCATTTTCTTTGTTATAGCACAGGACTTGCACCCCTCACCACCCGAGATGTGAAGAGACagacgtccatggatgtcctggtGATTCCCACACTACCGGGGTCTGAGATAGAGAGACTTATCTATTTTTGTTCTCGGGTTACATCCTtgttcccttttgttttttttcccatccataTCACCTGCCCTGTGGGACCTCTTAGGTTCCATTATGTGACCTATTGGTATGTATGTGGTGGGGGTGCTTGCCTTTTCTGGGTGGCTGTGCTTGAACTGTTCTTAGTTATGCAAAATGTTTTGTTGATGGTGTAATTTAGTCCAGTAAGGCCACCTacacggtccgccggaccgttttcaccgtacatgtctgcctggggatttctgtacgatggctgtactaaccatcgtacagaaatccgcgcgtaaataaTACGCGGGGCGTTTCCGccccgtcgccgcggcgatgacgcggcgacgtggtcggccctgccagttaaatgcttccacgcatgcgtcaaagtcatttgacgcatgcgagggatggcgggtgctcggacatgtacggtaggtctgtacagacgaccgaacatgtccaagcgggcaggattccagcggactgttttaaaacaagtccaggaatatttgcccgctgggaaaaggcccggcaggcaaatgtttgctggaatcctgcacgctcgggcctacacacgaccgaacatgtctgctgaaactggtccgcagaccagtttcagcagacatgttcggtcgtctgtacggcccattaTAGTTATTATACCTCTGAGGACCCCTACTACGTTTCCCCCCTTAGGACCGATAGTGCTTATGCAAGCACTGTACTCTTTTTGTTCTAGTCTATTTTATAGCTTAgaattgttatgttttttatcTCATGCCTCAATACTGCCACCTAGTGGCTTGTTGCTTCTCCTTCCCTCCCTGTTTCTTCTGATGGCTCCCTTTTTCTACGGTACTAACATTCAACTCCCCCTCTTTCTGGAGCTGATACCCACTTGTCTTTCCTGCTCTTGCTCATTTTTTCTCCTGCACTCTGTCTCCCTTCCCActtctttttcctccttctttgCTTCCTCCTGGACCGGACAGGCCTTGACATTAATACGGATTGGCTTTGGGCCCTCCCCCCTATCGATATTGCAATGATGCCGCTTGATCACATAACCCTATCTTTCTTTTAATTGCAGGGGCTTCAATACTCTGGAGAAACGCAGCCAGAAATTTTCCCATTTTTACAAGGCCAAAACCAAAATTCTGCTGCTACAGGAGACTCATTTTCGAGGCTTGGCTATTCCAACCCTTAATAATCCCCATTACCATCAATGGTATTACAGCACAAATCCGCATGCTAAGTCCAGGGGAGTGTCCATAGCTGTTTCTTAAATTGAAATCTAACTCTTCTGTTTTTACAGTGGCTAACGTGTATGGTCCGAACCAGGACCAAGGGAGCTTCCTATCCAGGGTTTTGAAGAAGTTACTTTTTATTTGGTGGTCCCTGTTTCATTCTGGGTGGTGACCTCAATGTGGCCCTCTCTCCTGCCGTGGACACTTCCTCGGTTAAGTCATCCATATCCCACACCACTCTTACACATATAAAATCACTCCTAGACTCCTCATAATTGGTGGATGTCTGGAGAATACAGCACCCTTTGGAGAGAGATTACAGCTGTTATTCCATGGCCCACAACTCCTACAGTCGCATTGATTACTTCCTAATCTCCC
It encodes:
- the LOC120930715 gene encoding olfactory receptor 1468-like: MSYDRYLAICKPLHYNSIMNQSICIKSVIIIWLLSFKMTLVDSISLCSLYYCGPNIIHHFFCDYEPILELSCSDTSWLHIQTYVLGFICVVVPFILIVISYIYIVLAILKIKSITGRQKAFTTCSSHLTVVCIFYGTLIAVYLFPTKGQLDILNKVLSLFYTVMTPLLNPIIYTFRNKDFKKLLIK